CTTGACCGGTGCGGACCGGCCGAGCAGGGCGCGCCAGAAACTCATGCTGGTGGGTTCCCCTCGTGGGTGGTCTCGTGGGCGGCGTCGTCAGTGGCGTGCCCGGCCCAGAGTGGTCGGGCACGGTGTGGTCAGGCCCCGCGGCCGAGCTGGCGGGAGATGTCGGAGAGCTGGGCCAGGCGCTGCTCCACCGGCGGGTGGGTGGCGATCAACTGGTTCATGCTGAAGCCCTTCTTGGCGAAGGCCGGGGCGAAGAAGAAGGCGTTGAACGGCTCGACCTGGCGCAGGTCGCGGGTGGGGATGCGGGCCATGTCCCCGGTGATCTTGGACAGGGCGCTGCCCAGCATGGAGGGGCGGCCGGTCAGGTAGGCGGCGGCGCGGTCCGCGGCGAGCTCGCGGTAGCGGGACAGGGCCCGGGTGAGCAGGAAGCTCAGCACCCAGGCCACGGCGCTGACCACGACGACCAGGAGGGCGATGACCGCCGGGGCCGGACCGCTGTTGTTGCCGCGGTTTCCGCCCGCCCCGGCGAACATGGCGAAGCGCAGTCCGGCCTGGGTGAGGAAGCCCGCGACGATACCGAGGAACCCGGCGATGGTCATCACCATGACGTCGCGGTGGGCGATGTGCGAGAGCTCGTGGGCGACGACCGCCTCCAGCTCGGGCCCGTCCAGGCGGCGCATCAGCCCGGTGGTCACGCAGATGACCGCGGACTTCTCGCTGTGCCCGGTGGCGAAGGCGTTGGGGACGTCGGTGTCGGCGATCCCCACCCGCGGTTTGGCCATGTCGGCCATCGCGCACAGGCGGTCGACCATGGCGTGCAGGTCCGGGGCCTGCTGGGGGCTGACCTCCTTGGCGCCCATGGCGAACATGGCGATCTTGTCGGAGGAGAAGTACGAGAAGGCGGCGAAGCCCGCGACCAGGATCAGCACCAGCCAGATGTTGAGCCCGGCCAGGACCAGACCCACCACGAAGGCGACGTA
This DNA window, taken from Nocardiopsis exhalans, encodes the following:
- the htpX gene encoding zinc metalloprotease HtpX translates to MAGSKFRPDRGLTARMVMTMVLLFLVYVAFVVGLVLAGLNIWLVLILVAGFAAFSYFSSDKIAMFAMGAKEVSPQQAPDLHAMVDRLCAMADMAKPRVGIADTDVPNAFATGHSEKSAVICVTTGLMRRLDGPELEAVVAHELSHIAHRDVMVMTIAGFLGIVAGFLTQAGLRFAMFAGAGGNRGNNSGPAPAVIALLVVVVSAVAWVLSFLLTRALSRYRELAADRAAAYLTGRPSMLGSALSKITGDMARIPTRDLRQVEPFNAFFFAPAFAKKGFSMNQLIATHPPVEQRLAQLSDISRQLGRGA